The following proteins are co-located in the Gloeocapsa sp. PCC 7428 genome:
- a CDS encoding DUF3987 domain-containing protein, whose translation MSDAYDSYYRTPAEIERRLAEIAARLKEIGPSHVLNDELHEEFIALFDEQTRLNYQLDSLFSNQPPPPLEQIDLPVDRQGKLGYHRITIATPPKELIEKIDQLIDKPLGKTELDIELLHIAQETRRTTLDIRNLYYTRITELEEIDPENQKQLKTDLDQLLTIADQTLDLKEFLPLPLANPLTRQAQLMSLRPEVLLLALLAGISSCHKVGTELVIEEEMQFTVPPILYCGIVADSGQKKSPILRTLVKKPLDALERAVNEALKAKYEAELEDYRACTQEERNDRFPNGEPQQPDPIDYYLSDLTPAGIHRQFAKHPERGLLYFRDELSAMFKFDRFGKSTERQDFLSFYDGSGSKELRAEGFASRTTQTQLSILGAIQPELLRQLLQDGSDPDGLWARFLFVAQPQQKSSLRGQRTRYNINTELLNPLYRKVDALPRMTYYLSDAAFDLYANYYDRLEHLRCTSSDPGMQALYSKMEGTIGRLALNLHVIDEVLDQPEGVISKEIHQKHVKQAGKLVRFFINQAKRIRSTAVTAENHELAPHLAAIVERSRQVGSVSARDIKRFVWSLRNASPTDIRNHFLTLEKMGYGKCEQSLSRLCFCAKKEAKS comes from the coding sequence ATGTCTGATGCTTACGATTCCTATTATCGTACGCCAGCAGAGATCGAGCGTCGATTAGCAGAAATTGCTGCACGACTTAAAGAAATAGGTCCGAGCCACGTTCTCAACGACGAATTACACGAAGAATTCATCGCGCTCTTTGACGAGCAGACCCGCCTCAATTACCAACTCGATAGTCTCTTTTCCAATCAGCCGCCACCGCCACTAGAACAGATTGATTTACCCGTAGACCGCCAAGGCAAGCTAGGCTACCACCGGATTACGATCGCCACACCGCCAAAAGAACTGATTGAAAAGATTGACCAACTCATCGACAAACCACTCGGTAAAACCGAACTCGACATCGAACTACTACATATAGCGCAAGAGACACGGCGAACCACACTAGATATTCGCAACCTCTACTACACGCGCATCACCGAGCTAGAAGAAATTGACCCTGAAAACCAAAAGCAGCTTAAAACCGACCTCGATCAACTGCTGACGATCGCCGATCAAACACTCGACCTCAAAGAATTCTTACCCTTACCACTTGCAAATCCCCTCACGCGTCAAGCCCAACTCATGAGCTTGCGCCCCGAAGTATTACTGCTGGCACTACTCGCAGGCATCAGCAGCTGCCATAAGGTAGGCACTGAGTTAGTGATTGAAGAAGAAATGCAGTTTACCGTGCCACCAATTCTTTACTGCGGAATCGTTGCTGATTCGGGACAGAAGAAATCACCGATTCTACGCACCTTGGTTAAAAAGCCCTTAGACGCGCTCGAACGCGCGGTAAACGAGGCACTCAAAGCCAAATACGAAGCCGAGCTTGAAGACTACAGAGCTTGTACCCAAGAAGAACGCAACGATCGCTTTCCTAACGGCGAACCGCAGCAGCCAGACCCGATTGACTATTACTTAAGCGACCTCACACCCGCTGGTATCCACCGTCAGTTTGCTAAACATCCAGAACGCGGCTTACTTTACTTCCGCGACGAACTTTCCGCGATGTTCAAGTTTGATCGCTTTGGTAAAAGCACCGAGCGTCAGGATTTCTTGAGCTTCTACGACGGTAGCGGTAGCAAGGAACTTCGCGCCGAAGGTTTCGCCAGCCGCACAACACAAACACAGCTATCGATCCTCGGTGCGATTCAGCCCGAATTGCTACGACAGCTGTTGCAAGATGGTTCTGACCCTGACGGTTTATGGGCGCGATTTCTGTTTGTGGCACAACCGCAGCAAAAGAGTTCGCTACGCGGTCAACGAACCAGATACAACATCAACACCGAGCTACTCAATCCGCTCTACCGCAAGGTTGACGCACTGCCACGAATGACCTACTACCTCAGCGATGCAGCATTTGACCTCTATGCCAACTATTACGACCGCCTCGAACACCTGCGCTGCACTAGTTCCGACCCTGGAATGCAAGCACTCTACTCAAAGATGGAAGGCACAATCGGACGACTAGCGCTTAACCTCCACGTCATCGACGAAGTGCTAGACCAACCCGAAGGCGTCATTAGTAAGGAAATTCATCAGAAACACGTCAAACAAGCGGGTAAGCTCGTCAGATTCTTCATCAACCAAGCCAAGCGCATTCGCTCGACCGCCGTCACTGCCGAAAACCACGAGCTAGCCCCACACCTGGCGGCGATCGTCGAAAGGTCGCGTCAAGTTGGTTCAGTATCGGCACGCGATATTAAGCGATTTGTTTGGAGTTTGCGTAATGCTAGTCCTACTGATATCAGAAATCACTTTCTAACACTAGAAAAAATGGGGTATGGAAAATGTGAGCAGTCATTAAGTCGTCTTTGCTTCTGTGCAAAAAAAGAGGCAAAAAGCTAA
- a CDS encoding helix-turn-helix transcriptional regulator: MEETLAALSSAEKRIARLIYARYTAAEIASEMSYSVPNVHYHLGRIYRKFGVRNKGELRLYLEKQPRLGKVTYKSSLIDINSAPVQYRDELFYKQKRLRIVNAIYKLKFRCDSVWISSKREWQRELDEIINVIIQELS; encoded by the coding sequence ATGGAAGAAACTCTAGCAGCATTATCCTCAGCAGAAAAAAGAATAGCGCGTCTGATTTATGCTCGCTATACTGCTGCTGAAATTGCCAGCGAAATGAGTTACTCAGTGCCTAACGTTCACTATCACTTAGGAAGAATTTATCGGAAATTTGGTGTTAGAAATAAAGGCGAACTACGGCTTTATTTAGAAAAACAACCCAGATTAGGAAAAGTTACCTACAAATCTTCTTTAATCGATATTAATTCGGCACCAGTTCAATACAGGGATGAGTTATTTTACAAACAAAAGCGATTGCGCATTGTTAACGCTATCTACAAACTAAAATTTCGCTGCGATAGTGTATGGATTAGCTCAAAGCGCGAATGGCAACGGGAATTAGACGAAATTATTAATGTAATTATTCAAGAATTGAGCTAA
- a CDS encoding tyrosine-type recombinase/integrase: protein MNFERQLNQANGRLKAANVGVAIEVRGTRLYLRANLPAKKPVSNTKSHYQQRITLSVRVNPAGISLAEIEARKVGALLDAGQFSWQPYIKTSQATSLPVVQTFSISDWITLFETDYFHRRARTPKSITTWEGDYWEVFRRLPQNEALTPEIITAAIQATAPDTKNRKRHCMALQALANFAQIEYDTKPLAGNYNPKRVRPRDLPDDQTITDWYNRISNPAWQWAYGIIATFGIRPHEVFHLDSQALVAGYSYIDILDGKTGARRVWAYYPEWIDTFNLRSPLVPAVNGKNNSELGERCTQYFRRNAELPFKPYDLRHCWAIRTLQFGLDITLAAQQMGHSVKTHTELYHHWITDRHHQRAFESLTLRSDRPVAPKAS from the coding sequence ATGAATTTTGAGCGACAACTCAATCAAGCTAATGGCAGACTCAAAGCTGCTAATGTCGGCGTTGCGATCGAAGTGCGAGGTACGCGGCTATATTTACGTGCTAACCTACCTGCTAAGAAGCCTGTTTCAAACACAAAAAGCCACTACCAGCAGCGAATAACGCTGAGCGTTCGCGTTAATCCTGCTGGTATTTCTTTAGCAGAAATCGAAGCTCGTAAAGTTGGTGCGCTACTCGATGCGGGACAATTTTCCTGGCAACCGTACATCAAAACCTCACAAGCCACTTCACTACCAGTAGTACAAACGTTCTCAATTAGCGACTGGATTACACTATTTGAAACCGATTACTTCCACCGCCGCGCCCGAACTCCTAAATCAATAACAACTTGGGAAGGCGATTACTGGGAAGTCTTTCGTCGCTTGCCACAAAATGAAGCACTCACGCCCGAAATCATCACCGCTGCGATTCAAGCGACCGCACCGGATACCAAAAACCGCAAACGCCACTGTATGGCACTGCAAGCGCTCGCTAACTTCGCTCAGATTGAATACGACACAAAGCCGCTCGCAGGCAACTACAACCCGAAGCGCGTCCGACCGCGTGACTTACCCGATGACCAAACCATCACCGACTGGTACAACCGTATTAGCAACCCTGCGTGGCAATGGGCATACGGCATCATCGCCACATTCGGCATTCGCCCACACGAAGTCTTTCACCTCGATTCGCAAGCTCTCGTGGCTGGCTACTCATACATAGATATTTTGGACGGCAAAACAGGCGCAAGAAGAGTATGGGCGTACTACCCTGAATGGATTGACACCTTTAACCTTAGATCGCCGCTTGTACCCGCCGTAAATGGTAAAAACAACAGCGAATTAGGCGAACGCTGCACCCAATACTTCCGCCGCAATGCCGAGCTACCATTCAAGCCCTACGATCTACGCCACTGTTGGGCAATCCGCACGCTGCAATTTGGTTTAGATATCACACTAGCAGCCCAACAAATGGGGCATAGCGTCAAAACCCACACCGAGCTATATCACCACTGGATTACTGACCGCCATCATCAACGCGCCTTCGAGTCACTCACGCTCCGCAGCGATCGACCAGTTGCGCCAAAAGCTTCGTAG
- a CDS encoding DUF2283 domain-containing protein: MKAHYDSEVDALAINWGNNSIAESDEVEPGVILDYDAQGNVVGIEILNASKKINNLGKIATATSKS, translated from the coding sequence ATGAAAGCACACTACGATTCTGAAGTTGACGCACTAGCAATTAATTGGGGAAATAACTCAATCGCTGAAAGCGACGAAGTTGAGCCAGGCGTAATCCTTGACTATGATGCTCAGGGCAACGTAGTCGGAATCGAGATTCTCAATGCATCCAAGAAAATCAACAACCTTGGGAAGATCGCTACCGCTACATCAAAGTCTTAG
- a CDS encoding response regulator transcription factor, with product MANSNWQCDQDGRLELTSQEEKIATLVARGYSNRKIAELIGVSQKTVSKSLRTSYSKLNINNRTELMLVKLGETSSLLEWRYYSSLVNLDFASPRYKKATRNKQKCLRIALEINHLKYKCRFNLVSLKSEWLGELDKLMETIIKELGE from the coding sequence ATGGCAAATAGTAATTGGCAGTGCGACCAGGACGGTCGCCTGGAGCTAACTTCACAAGAAGAAAAGATAGCAACGCTTGTTGCTAGAGGATATTCAAACCGCAAAATAGCAGAATTAATCGGTGTTTCCCAAAAAACGGTTAGTAAATCTTTACGCACTTCTTATAGCAAGCTGAATATTAATAATAGAACAGAATTAATGTTGGTTAAACTAGGAGAGACTAGCTCACTTCTAGAGTGGCGCTATTACTCATCACTAGTTAATCTTGATTTTGCTTCACCCAGATACAAAAAAGCAACACGCAACAAACAAAAGTGCTTGCGAATTGCTTTAGAAATCAACCACTTAAAATACAAGTGTCGTTTTAATTTAGTTTCATTAAAAAGTGAGTGGTTGGGAGAATTAGATAAGTTAATGGAAACGATCATCAAAGAACTAGGCGAGTGA
- a CDS encoding AAA family ATPase has translation MASNTLLPALIQQMMQPEFYPHPVKEPIELIQTHVSYVLLTGDYAYKLKKPVNFGFLNYSTLELRQHFCQEELRLNQRGAGEIYLEVLPITQQERYHLGGMGEPVEYVLKMRQFPQEALFLSMFERGELDEARMEELGRIVAQYHAQTATNDYIRKFGEVEQVRQSIDENYDQTVKYIGGPQTRSQFEETKKYTDNFFAQRQQLFTDRIANDWIRECHGDLHLRNICLWHDKILLFDCIEFNEPFRFVDVMFDIAYAVMELEMLQRPDLGNAYLNTYIEQTGDWEGLQVLPLYLSRQSYVRAKVNSFLLDDPGVPETVKQEAAKTAAAYYKLAWEYTKPRQGKLILMSGLSGSGKSTVARQLARNTKAIHIRSDAVRKHLAGIPLLERGGDEIYTTEMTQKTYARLLDLGLMLATQGYTVILDAKYDRISLRHEAIASAQAQQLPLQIIHCTAPVEVLRDRLSSRTGDIADATIDLLETQQAAFEPFTTEEHLVKEVNTTQELESQLILE, from the coding sequence ATGGCATCTAATACTTTACTTCCTGCTTTAATTCAACAAATGATGCAACCGGAGTTTTATCCGCATCCGGTAAAAGAACCAATCGAACTAATTCAAACTCATGTATCTTATGTGCTACTCACAGGTGATTACGCCTACAAACTCAAAAAGCCTGTGAATTTCGGTTTTTTGAACTACTCAACGTTAGAACTGCGACAGCATTTTTGTCAGGAAGAGTTGCGGTTGAATCAAAGAGGTGCAGGGGAAATTTATCTAGAAGTTTTGCCCATTACACAACAAGAGCGGTATCATCTTGGTGGTATGGGAGAGCCTGTTGAGTACGTGCTGAAAATGCGACAATTTCCCCAAGAGGCACTATTTCTCTCGATGTTTGAGCGGGGCGAACTTGATGAAGCTCGTATGGAAGAACTAGGACGCATTGTCGCACAATACCACGCGCAAACGGCTACAAATGATTATATTCGCAAGTTTGGTGAAGTTGAGCAAGTACGCCAATCAATTGATGAAAATTATGACCAAACTGTAAAGTATATTGGTGGTCCCCAAACGCGATCGCAGTTTGAAGAAACGAAAAAATATACAGACAACTTTTTTGCGCAGCGTCAGCAATTATTTACCGATCGAATTGCCAATGACTGGATTCGCGAGTGTCATGGCGATCTGCACTTACGCAACATTTGTTTATGGCATGACAAAATTTTGCTGTTTGATTGCATTGAGTTTAACGAACCATTTCGCTTTGTCGATGTCATGTTTGATATTGCCTATGCCGTCATGGAACTAGAGATGTTGCAGCGTCCAGATTTAGGCAATGCGTACTTAAATACTTACATTGAGCAAACAGGTGATTGGGAAGGTTTGCAGGTATTACCATTGTATCTCAGCCGTCAATCTTATGTGCGTGCTAAGGTCAATTCTTTCTTACTTGACGATCCTGGCGTACCAGAAACAGTCAAACAAGAAGCTGCAAAAACCGCTGCGGCTTACTACAAATTAGCGTGGGAATATACAAAACCACGTCAAGGTAAACTGATTTTGATGTCAGGGTTATCTGGTTCGGGTAAAAGTACTGTCGCACGCCAGTTAGCGCGTAACACCAAAGCAATTCACATTCGTTCGGATGCCGTGCGCAAGCATTTAGCAGGAATTCCCTTATTAGAACGCGGTGGAGATGAAATTTATACAACCGAGATGACGCAAAAAACCTATGCGCGGTTGTTAGATTTGGGTTTGATGTTGGCAACTCAAGGTTATACGGTGATTTTAGACGCGAAGTACGATCGCATTTCCCTGCGCCATGAAGCGATCGCATCTGCACAAGCGCAACAATTACCACTACAAATTATCCACTGTACAGCACCAGTCGAGGTACTACGCGATCGCTTGTCTTCACGCACGGGTGATATTGCAGATGCAACTATAGATTTACTAGAAACGCAGCAAGCAGCCTTTGAGCCTTTCACTACTGAAGAACATCTAGTCAAAGAGGTGAATACAACTCAAGAGTTAGAATCACAGTTAATACTCGAGTAA
- a CDS encoding 50S ribosomal protein L25/general stress protein Ctc: MEITVEGKKRAEGSKPNALRRSGLIPANLYGHNGTESIHLTLEAKTVETLLKQASVNNTLIQLNISDLPWRGKALLREVQRHPTKRFPYHLSFFSVAAQDTVEVEVPLHFVGEAPGVKIEGGALDTVLTHIQVRCAPDRIPETIEIDVSNMNIGDVVYLQELVLPEGVSLVSETNDAVVSVLAPQITPEIIEAQEAAADAEIATAQASEAEQKEPQTDAETGG; the protein is encoded by the coding sequence ATGGAAATCACAGTTGAAGGAAAAAAAAGAGCAGAAGGTAGTAAGCCAAACGCTCTACGTCGTTCAGGTTTAATTCCTGCCAATTTGTACGGTCACAACGGTACAGAGTCAATTCATCTTACCTTAGAAGCAAAAACAGTAGAAACGCTGTTAAAACAAGCTTCAGTCAACAACACATTGATTCAGTTAAATATTAGCGATCTGCCCTGGCGCGGTAAAGCGCTCCTGCGGGAAGTTCAACGCCACCCGACTAAACGATTTCCCTATCACCTGAGTTTCTTCTCGGTTGCAGCCCAAGATACTGTAGAGGTAGAAGTACCACTACACTTTGTCGGCGAAGCACCTGGGGTGAAAATAGAAGGTGGTGCGCTAGATACAGTCTTGACACATATTCAAGTTCGTTGCGCTCCCGATCGCATTCCTGAAACCATTGAAATTGACGTCTCTAATATGAATATAGGAGACGTAGTTTATCTTCAAGAGTTAGTCTTACCCGAAGGTGTTTCCTTGGTGAGCGAAACTAACGATGCTGTCGTTTCTGTTTTAGCACCACAAATTACACCAGAAATTATTGAAGCCCAAGAAGCCGCAGCTGATGCAGAAATTGCGACAGCACAAGCATCTGAAGCCGAACAGAAAGAACCACAAACCGACGCTGAAACGGGCGGTTAA
- a CDS encoding peptidoglycan-binding protein, translating to MSTLGQYRNCSTTGIASFDLQLIHQIQRIAPGVLHRINHPRIQFKKAAHPYLQAPAAIALVKAVESAPGDKPIEIESCYRTIGQQLILYNHFLNKRCGIPAAARPGDSNHNGALAIDARDYFWWRPYLERFGWDWLGSFDPPHFDFKGAGTKDMRWLSIKAFQQLYNFNNPKARIAEDGKWGIQTQLALQSVPETGFKKIPGVVDPQRPPEVNLARFSSLREGMSGSAVIVLQQRLKKAGFAIEADGKFGPKTLAAVKEFQKKKELVADGTVGIQTWQALS from the coding sequence ATGAGTACACTAGGTCAGTACAGGAATTGCTCTACTACTGGAATTGCAAGTTTTGATTTGCAGCTAATTCACCAGATACAGCGGATTGCACCAGGCGTGTTGCATCGCATTAATCATCCGCGCATTCAGTTTAAAAAAGCAGCGCATCCGTATTTACAAGCACCTGCGGCGATCGCACTGGTGAAGGCTGTAGAAAGCGCGCCTGGTGATAAACCGATTGAAATTGAAAGCTGCTACCGCACAATAGGTCAGCAGTTGATTTTATATAATCATTTCCTAAATAAGCGCTGCGGTATTCCTGCTGCTGCTCGCCCTGGCGATAGTAATCACAATGGCGCGTTAGCGATCGATGCACGCGATTACTTTTGGTGGCGACCTTATTTAGAGCGATTTGGTTGGGATTGGCTCGGCTCGTTCGACCCGCCGCACTTTGATTTCAAGGGCGCTGGAACTAAGGATATGCGCTGGTTATCAATCAAGGCATTCCAGCAACTTTACAATTTCAATAATCCTAAAGCGCGAATTGCTGAAGATGGTAAATGGGGAATTCAAACTCAATTAGCTTTGCAATCAGTGCCGGAAACTGGGTTTAAAAAAATTCCTGGAGTGGTGGACCCGCAGCGACCGCCAGAAGTCAACTTAGCAAGATTTTCGTCATTACGCGAGGGTATGAGTGGAAGCGCGGTGATTGTTTTGCAGCAACGGCTTAAAAAAGCAGGATTTGCAATCGAAGCCGATGGGAAGTTTGGACCCAAGACACTGGCGGCAGTGAAGGAATTTCAGAAAAAAAAAGAATTGGTAGCAGATGGTACTGTCGGGATTCAAACTTGGCAAGCTCTCTCTTAA
- a CDS encoding recombinase family protein: MLIGYARVSSLDQNLDLQIDALDKAGCDHLFTDTSSGASYDRPGLQNALSHLRSGDTLVVWRLDRLGRNLKHLIDTVDDLNCRDIGFRSLTESIDTTTSAGKLVFAIFGALAEFERGIIRERTLAGLAAARARGRKGGRRLKYSDKKIAAAMQLAAGSDDPITEVCESLGISRATYYRRQKSLHSSAAKD; this comes from the coding sequence ATGTTAATTGGTTACGCACGGGTGAGTTCACTCGATCAGAATTTAGATCTACAAATTGACGCACTTGATAAGGCGGGATGCGATCACCTTTTTACGGATACCTCTAGTGGCGCTTCATACGATCGCCCTGGATTGCAAAATGCACTTAGTCATCTACGCTCTGGCGATACTTTGGTTGTGTGGCGACTGGACCGGCTCGGACGTAACTTAAAACATCTAATTGATACGGTCGATGACCTCAACTGTAGAGATATTGGCTTTCGCAGCTTGACTGAAAGCATCGACACAACGACGAGCGCGGGTAAATTGGTGTTTGCAATCTTTGGCGCTCTGGCAGAGTTCGAGCGCGGGATTATCAGAGAGCGGACGCTTGCAGGGTTGGCGGCGGCGCGGGCTAGAGGTAGAAAAGGCGGTAGGCGATTGAAGTATAGCGATAAGAAGATTGCGGCGGCGATGCAGTTAGCTGCTGGATCTGACGATCCGATTACAGAGGTGTGCGAGTCACTGGGGATTAGTCGCGCGACTTACTATCGTCGGCAGAAGAGTTTACATTCTTCTGCCGCAAAAGACTAA
- a CDS encoding DUF29 domain-containing protein, whose translation MSTNTSKLYDTDYGLWLASQIDSLKSHQWDNLDIDNLIEELEGLNRSNKRELESYLVVILTHLLKWEYQPNSRSGSWNGSIFNGRKRIARLLKEQPSLKTYIPEILQAAYVDGVEIARRETGLPSDTFPTECPYSISQILNLEFLPGDEELPY comes from the coding sequence ATGAGTACAAATACAAGCAAGCTTTACGATACAGATTACGGGCTATGGTTAGCAAGCCAAATTGATAGTCTCAAAAGTCATCAATGGGACAATTTAGACATTGATAATCTGATTGAGGAATTAGAGGGATTGAACCGCAGTAATAAGCGTGAATTAGAAAGTTATTTAGTTGTAATTCTCACGCATTTACTCAAGTGGGAGTATCAACCTAACTCTCGTAGTGGGAGTTGGAATGGTTCAATTTTTAATGGTAGAAAACGCATTGCTCGACTATTGAAAGAACAACCAAGCCTCAAAACGTATATACCGGAAATCTTGCAAGCTGCTTATGTTGACGGTGTTGAAATAGCTCGCCGTGAAACCGGACTGCCATCTGACACTTTCCCTACGGAGTGTCCTTATTCGATCAGTCAAATTCTTAACCTTGAGTTTCTCCCTGGCGACGAGGAGCTACCCTACTAA
- a CDS encoding DUF4258 domain-containing protein: MNFKLSFHAQEQLATRALPLYLVEMVLENPQQIVESEGAKVYQSQFDYNGKMQLLRVVVNDQVDPMVVVTIYVTSKIDKYWSRKS; encoded by the coding sequence ATGAACTTTAAGCTTTCGTTTCACGCTCAAGAACAACTAGCAACCAGAGCATTGCCCTTATATCTAGTAGAGATGGTCCTTGAGAATCCACAGCAAATAGTTGAATCAGAGGGCGCAAAAGTTTATCAATCGCAGTTTGATTACAACGGGAAGATGCAATTATTGCGCGTGGTGGTAAATGATCAAGTTGATCCAATGGTTGTCGTCACAATCTACGTCACAAGTAAAATCGATAAATACTGGTCGAGAAAGTCATGA
- a CDS encoding helix-turn-helix transcriptional regulator: protein MQESDQEGDLTLKLLRERTGLSQEKLGRRLDLSLRTVGDWETGKKIPRFDNAIALARELGVSLKTLAKAMKLDVEGVPDDESD, encoded by the coding sequence ATGCAAGAAAGCGACCAAGAAGGTGATTTGACTTTGAAGTTACTTCGAGAGAGAACTGGACTTAGCCAGGAAAAGCTCGGTAGGCGACTGGATTTGAGCCTTCGGACAGTTGGAGATTGGGAGACTGGTAAGAAAATACCCAGATTTGACAATGCCATCGCTCTAGCCCGCGAACTAGGAGTATCCCTAAAAACGCTTGCCAAAGCGATGAAACTTGATGTAGAAGGAGTACCAGATGACGAATCAGACTGA